The following proteins are co-located in the Manihot esculenta cultivar AM560-2 chromosome 9, M.esculenta_v8, whole genome shotgun sequence genome:
- the LOC110622778 gene encoding protein TIC 56, chloroplastic — MASINFNFNFFDNWFNKPPNPLPPINLVPLIHSLSNKTSRTTNFASISFSNPFKKPKMPEPESKEPGYWQQMLDQYFWESENQPDYRHAPEVEKILNDHPYLEKKENPTEEEIKENERFWEEIRSNPVVQFLARAEEIADKMNELEVNANPLPYRWEDRKMWQAVPNVIGPDGRPMPRKAIMTKQESDDKFWDFAKQFFFGLWGFRRRPYPSSRPIDVAQAIGYKRLEKRYYDFIMRSGGFYYKDRLGRTRGPMELIQLKTAWGAGIIDKDTFIWGEDLDEWAPIHMIYGMERAIATWEVRLAAAATAFLHKLQKGTPPWVPLKGREKKTYKQLQQEAIESKRRDLAVLQANDGVWPGVRIPSHALFLWASGTELTNVLEADHMPNKYIPKDLRLQLADIIPGLRPWEVLSVEQAMDQITYGGKWYREPLGSYTTGPPYIRDWNEDVKRILGVFYTLSFQVCEYLENTIPGFSTIMEKAEADAAAREARFKEREAQKKAREERMVRRRYMKKYP; from the exons ATGGCGTCtatcaatttcaatttcaatttcttcGACAACTGGTTCAACAAGCCTCCGAATCCACTTCCTCCTATCAACCTTGTCCCACTCATCCACTCACTGTCCAACAAAACCTCTCGCACCACTAACTTCGCTTCTATCAGCTTCTCGAACCCATTCAAAAAACCGAAGATGCCGGAACCGGAGTCCAAAGAACCGGGCTACTGGCAGCAAATGCTGGATCAGTACTTCTGGGAGAGCGAGAACCAACCCGATTACCGTCACGCACCAGAAGTTGAGAAGATCCTAAATGATCATCCATATTTAGAGAAAAAGGAAAACCCAACTGAAGAAGAAATCAAAGAGAACGAGAGATTCTGGGAGGAAATCCGTTCCAACCCAGTAGTGCAGTTTTTGGCCCGAGCTGAGGAAATTGCGGATAAGATGAATGAATTGGAGGTGAATGCCAATCCGCTTCCTTACCGGTGGGAGGACAGGAAGATGTGGCAAGCGGTGCCGAACGTCATTGGGCCTGACGGACGGCCCATGCCGAGAAAGGCGATAATGACGAAGCAAGAGAGTGACGATAAGTTTTGGGATTTTGCAAAGCAGTTCTTTTTTGGGCTATGGGGGTTTAGACGGAGACCCTACCCGTCTAGCCGACCCATTGATGTTGCTCAAGCTATTGGCTACAAACGGCTGGAGAAGCGATACTATGATT TTATCATGAGAAGTGGTGGATTTTACTATAAGGATCGTTTGGGCCGGACACGAGGACCAATGGAGCTAATACAACTTAAAACTGCATGGGGTGCTGGGATAATTGATAAGGACACTTTCATATGGGGTGAGGACTTGGATGAATGGGCACCAATACACATGATTTATGGCATGGAGCGCGCAATTGCCACTTGGGAAG TTAGACTTGCTGCAGCAGCAACCGCTTTTCTACACAAGCTGCAGAAAGGAACTCCTCCTTGGGTTCCTCTCAAGGGACGCGAGAAGAAAACCTATAAGCAGTTGCAACAAGAAGCCATAGAGAGCAAAAGACGTGACTTAGCTGTTTTGCAAGCAAATGATGGTGTATGGCCAGGAGTTCGAATTCCTAGTCATGCCCTATTTCTTTGGGCAAGTGGTACAGAGCTTACAAATGTATTGGAAGCTGACCATATGCCTAACAAATACATTCCAAAAGATCTCAG GCTCCAATTGGCTGACATTATCCCTGGGCTAAGGCCATGGGAGGTTCTAAGTGTTGAGCAAGCAATGGATCAGATAACGTATGGTGGAAAGTGGTACCGTGAACCTCTTGGGTCATATACTACAGGTCCGCCATACATCAGGGACTGGAATGAGGATGTCAAG AGAATCCTTGGAGTTTTCTACACTCTTAGTTTCCAAGTTTGCGAGTATTTGGAGAATACAATTCCTGGTTTCAGTACTATAATGGAGAAAGCTGAGGCTGATGCTGCTGCCAGGGAGGCCAGATTTAAGGAGAGGGAAGCTCAAAAGAAAGCTAGGGAAGAAAGGATGGTACGCAGACGATATATGAAGAAATATCCATAG
- the LOC110622779 gene encoding uncharacterized protein LOC110622779: MKQLKEAMEDGVTETVSFLHPEQEEEDHHHQDTAPGLLNHIFSNLVSKGEASEEKQEEEEEGKGGGILNNLISHLVTPSIDPKAGETSQGDEVDDKKGKEEDELVVKIDEDSGGGVIDKIVSHFPEDVVPTDDEASILIHSIVHD, from the exons ATGAAGCAGCTGAAAGAAGCCATGGAAGATGGTGTGACTGAAACAGTGAGTTTTCTGCATCCTGAACAAGAAGAGGAAGaccatcatcatcaagacacaGCTCCTGGATTACTGAACCATATCTTCTCTAACTTGGTTTCTAAAGGGGAAGCTTCTGAAGAGAaacaggaagaagaagaagaaggtaagGGAGGTGGGATTCTCAACAATCTTATCTCCCACTTGGTTACTCCTTCGATTGATCCAAAAGCCGGAGAAACAAGCCAAGGTGATGAAGTTGATGATAAGAAGGGCAAAGAAGAAGATGAGCTTGTAGTGAAGATCGACGAAGATAGTGGCGGAGGCGTCATTGATAAAATAGTTTCCCACTTCCCAG AAGATGTTGTTCCAACAGATGATGAGGCTTCTATTCTGATTCACTCCATTGTCCATGATTAG
- the LOC110622202 gene encoding ferritin-3, chloroplastic, translated as MQATTFLRAVSAFSLSARQRDAAFSSSNGLSSSSSSSSSSLSALKLSPGRPRNSRVVSAAKESGLQLTGVVFQPFEEVKKEAYVVPISPQVSLARQSYGDECESALNEQINVEYNASYVYHAMFAYFDRDNVALRGLAKFFWESSEEEREHAEKLMKYQNTRGGRVKLHSMVMPPTEFEHVEKGDALYAMELALSLEKLTNEKLLSLYSVADQSNDPEMTEFIAREFLKEQVEDIKRIAEYVTQLRMVGKGHGVWHFDQMLLHEDDAV; from the exons ATGCAAGCAACAACGTTTCTGAGAGCTGTTTCAGCTTTTTCTCTGTCAGCCAGACAGAGAGATGCTGCTTTTAGTTCCAGCAAtggtctttcttcttcttcttcttcttcttcttcttctctctcagCTCTCAAATTATCGCCAGGACGGCCAAGAAACAGCCGTGTGGTCTCTGCCGCTAAGGAGAGCGGTTTGCAGTTGACTGGTGTAGTTTTCCAGCCATTTGAAGAGGTCAAGAAGGAAGCTTATGTGGTTCCTATCTCTCCTCAAGTTTCTCTCGCTCGCCAGTCATATGGGGATGAGTGTGAATCTGCCTTAAACGAGCAGATCAA CGTGGAATACAATGCTTCCTACGTATACCACGCCATGTTCGCATATTTTGACAGGGACAACGTTGCCCTGAGGGGCCTAGCCAA ATTTTTCTGGGAGTCCagtgaagaagaaagagagcaCGCTGAAAAGCTAATGAAGTATCAG AACACACGTGGTGGGCGAGTTAAACTGCACTCTATGGTGATGCCTCCGACAGAGTTTGAGCATGTAGAGAAGGGAGATGCATTGTATG CTATGGAATTAGCATTGTCTTTGGAGAAGTTGACAAATGAGAAACTGTTGAGCTTGTACAGT GTGGCAGATCAAAGTAATGATCCAGAAATGACAGAATTCATTGCGAGAGAGTTTTTAAAAGAGCAG GTTGAAGACATTAAAAGGATAGCAGAGTATGTCACTCAATTAAGGATGGTTGGTAAAGGCCATG GAGTGTGGCACTTTGATCAGATGCTTCTGCATGAGGATGATGCTGTATGA